A part of Macaca mulatta isolate MMU2019108-1 chromosome 12, T2T-MMU8v2.0, whole genome shotgun sequence genomic DNA contains:
- the EN1 gene encoding homeobox protein engrailed-1: MEEQQPEPKSQRDSGLGAAAAAATPGGLSLSLSPGASGSSGSSGSDGDSVPVSPQPAPPSPPAAPCLPPLAHHPHLPPHPPPPPPQHLAAPAHQPQPAAQLHRTTNFFIDNILRPDFGCKKEQPPPQLLVAAAARGGAGGGGRVERDRGQTGAGRDPVHPLGTRAPGAASLLCAPDANCGPPDGSQPAAAGAGASKAGNPAAAAAAAAAAAAAVAAAAAAAAAAKPSDSGGGGSGGGAGSPGAQGTKYPEHGNPAILLMGSANGGPVVKTDSQQPLVWPAWVYCTRYSDRPSSGPRTRKLKKKKNEKEDKRPRTAFTAEQLQRLKAEFQANRYITEQRRQTLAQELSLNESQIKIWFQNKRAKIKKATGIKNGLALHLMAQGLYNHSTTTVQDKDESE, translated from the exons ATGGAAGAACAGCAGCCGGAACCTAAAAGTCAGCGAGACTCGGGCCtcggcgcggcggcggcggcggcgacccCGGGCGGCCTCAGCCTGAGCCTCAGTCCAGGCGCCAgcggcagcagcggcagcagcggcAGCGATGGAGACAGCGTGCCCGTGTCCCCGCAGCCCGCGCCCCCCTCGCCGCCCGCGGCGCCTTGCCTGCCGCCCCTGGCCCACCACCCGCACCTCCCCCCAcaccccccgcccccgccgcctCAGCATCTCGCGGCGCCTGCTCACCAGCCGCAGCCAGCGGCCCAGCTGCACCGCACCACCAACTTTTTCATCGACAACATCCTGAGGCCGGACTTCGGCTGCAAAAAGGAGCAGCCGCCACcgcagcttctggtggctgcggCGGCCAGAGGAGGCGCAGGAGGAGGAGGCCGGGTCGAGCGTGACAGAGGCCAGACTGGCGCAGGTAGAGACCCTGTCCACCCGTTGGGCACCCGGGCGCCAGGCGCTGCCTCGCTCCTGTGCGCCCCGGACGCGAACTGTGGCCCACCCGACGGCTCCCAGCCAGCCGCCGCCGGCGCGGGCGCGTCTAAAGCTGGGAACccggctgcggcggcggcggcggcggcagcggccgCGGCGGCAgtggccgcggcggcggcggcggccgcagCAGCCAAGCCCTCGgacagcggcggcggcggcagtgGAGGCGGCGCAGGGAGCCCAGGAGCGCAGGGCACCAAATACCCGGAGCACGGCAACCCCGCCATCCTACTTATGGGCTCAGCCAACGGCGGGCCCGTGGTCAAAACTGACTCGCAGCAGCCTCTCGTATGGCCCGCCTGGGTCTACTGCACACGTTATTCGGATCGTCCATCCTCCG GTCCGCGCACCAGGAagctgaagaagaagaagaacgaGAAGGAGGACAAGCGGCCGCGGACGGCGTTCACCGCCGAGCAGCTGCAGAGACTCAAGGCGGAGTTCCAGGCAAACCGCTACATCACGGAGCAGCGGCGGCAGACCCTGGCCCAGGAGCTCAGCCTCAACGAGTCCCAGATCAAGATCTGGTTCCAGAACAAGCGCGCCAAGATCAAGAAAGCCACAGGCATTAAGAACGGCTTGGCGCTGCACCTCATGGCCCAGGGACTGTACAACCACTCCACCACCACGGTCCAGGACAAAGACGAGAGCGAGTAG